In Candidatus Desulfarcum epimagneticum, one genomic interval encodes:
- a CDS encoding AMP-dependent synthetase, producing MPHPKGNKEFIFSGIERNARRHPERPALIFLGEKISYGSLKLFIDQFATALHDLGLRKNDKCLLYIPNCPQWVIAYMALQKIGAVPVPISPIYTPNEIEYLINDSQSETVICQDVNFGYIERVFHKTCLKRVIVTNLVELLPWWKKTLGRLFNRAPGGAVAKNPEVYFFLRLLNQYPPDPPKVAVNPSDHIAYILYTGGTTSMPRGVPGSHKTLLSYKDGYDEMTQDYLKDGKETLILAIPLFHIMAQGTIIGLALNRGNTTALMPFPEIDPMLEAIQKYKATLFIGAPALYRLILENDRLNQYDLSALKYCWVGGDMLPRQIYRQWKRKFGMPIYQTYGTTEALFICGSPLGEEPPEGSIGRPFSFIKHRIVDPKTLAPVPLNAVGELLTTFEFCAQSYWDKPEETKKTWVEIDNEKWCRTGDYIRMRDDGLFYYVDRIADIIKYKGYRISCSEVEAVLKNHPAVMDACVVGVPDTAVGERVKALAVLKENARGISSAELMRWCGTRLAPYKIPKYIEFRDMLPKSKVGKLLRREIRDEERRRMGKGRE from the coding sequence ATGCCTCATCCAAAAGGAAATAAAGAATTTATCTTCAGCGGAATTGAAAGAAACGCTCGCCGACATCCCGAAAGACCGGCGCTTATCTTTTTGGGCGAAAAAATATCCTATGGCAGCTTGAAACTCTTTATTGACCAATTTGCAACCGCTCTTCATGATCTGGGGCTTCGTAAAAACGACAAATGTCTGCTTTACATCCCGAACTGCCCACAGTGGGTGATTGCGTATATGGCTCTGCAAAAAATCGGCGCTGTGCCGGTTCCCATCTCTCCCATCTACACACCGAACGAAATTGAGTACCTGATCAATGATTCCCAATCCGAGACGGTGATCTGTCAGGATGTGAATTTTGGGTATATTGAGCGTGTTTTTCACAAAACATGCTTAAAAAGGGTGATTGTCACAAATCTTGTGGAATTGCTTCCCTGGTGGAAAAAAACCTTGGGACGGCTTTTTAACAGGGCCCCCGGGGGCGCGGTCGCCAAAAATCCGGAGGTCTATTTCTTTTTAAGGCTTCTCAATCAATACCCGCCCGATCCGCCGAAGGTTGCGGTGAATCCGTCAGATCATATCGCCTATATCCTGTATACGGGTGGAACGACCAGCATGCCAAGGGGCGTGCCCGGAAGTCACAAGACACTTCTTTCATATAAAGACGGCTACGATGAAATGACCCAGGATTATCTTAAGGATGGCAAAGAGACCCTTATTCTGGCCATTCCCCTTTTTCATATCATGGCTCAGGGAACCATCATCGGGCTTGCTCTTAACAGGGGAAACACGACGGCGCTGATGCCGTTTCCCGAGATAGATCCGATGCTGGAAGCCATTCAAAAATATAAAGCAACCCTGTTTATCGGGGCGCCGGCGTTATACCGGTTGATATTGGAAAACGACCGATTAAATCAATACGACTTGTCAGCCTTGAAGTATTGCTGGGTGGGCGGGGACATGCTTCCCAGACAGATATACAGACAATGGAAAAGAAAATTCGGAATGCCCATATACCAAACCTACGGGACAACAGAGGCATTGTTTATTTGCGGAAGTCCCCTGGGAGAAGAACCGCCTGAAGGGAGTATCGGACGTCCGTTCTCATTTATTAAACACAGGATCGTTGATCCGAAAACACTGGCGCCGGTTCCTTTAAATGCGGTGGGAGAGCTTCTGACAACATTTGAATTTTGTGCCCAAAGTTATTGGGATAAACCTGAAGAGACAAAAAAAACATGGGTGGAGATCGACAATGAGAAATGGTGCCGGACCGGCGATTATATCCGAATGCGGGATGACGGTCTGTTTTACTATGTGGACAGAATAGCCGATATCATTAAATATAAAGGATACAGGATTTCCTGTTCCGAGGTTGAAGCTGTTTTAAAAAATCATCCGGCGGTTATGGATGCGTGCGTTGTCGGTGTTCCCGACACAGCCGTCGGAGAACGTGTCAAGGCCCTGGCCGTTTTAAAGGAAAATGCAAGAGGCATCAGTTCCGCCGAGCTGATGAGATGGTGCGGAACACGTCTTGCGCCCTATAAAATACCCAAGTACATAGAGTTTAGGGATATGCTGCCCAAGTCGAAGGTCGGCAAGCTGCTCCGACGGGAA
- a CDS encoding ABC transporter ATP-binding protein, with protein sequence MEGRKEKTIEYMLETQNLMVFYENALAVNNVDMKARKGKITGIFGANSAGKSTLMYALSGIILDIKKKEKMRGGERVSVLGDIRFNGEDVTRLKASLRAKKGLVLCPERRRVFSESSTLTNLKMGGYLANRAQRSKTLDYVFALFPNLKRWKRKAAGFLSGGEQQMLAFGRALMAQPKLLLLDEPLMGLSPLMEEKLVDAIRDINTKTGVTVVVAEQYARPILPVINFGYVLENGAVVLEGSGRELMENPDMKAAYFGI encoded by the coding sequence TTGGAAGGAAGAAAAGAGAAAACAATTGAATACATGTTGGAGACCCAGAACCTGATGGTGTTTTATGAAAACGCCCTGGCCGTCAACAACGTCGATATGAAGGCCCGAAAGGGTAAAATCACCGGTATCTTCGGCGCCAACAGCGCCGGCAAATCCACCCTGATGTATGCGCTTTCAGGCATTATTCTGGATATCAAAAAAAAGGAAAAAATGAGAGGCGGAGAAAGGGTATCCGTTTTGGGTGATATTCGGTTTAACGGGGAAGATGTGACGCGACTAAAAGCGAGTCTAAGGGCAAAAAAAGGGCTCGTGCTCTGCCCGGAGAGGCGACGCGTATTTTCCGAAAGCAGCACATTGACGAATCTGAAAATGGGGGGCTATCTGGCAAACAGGGCGCAGCGTTCAAAAACCCTCGATTATGTGTTTGCGCTTTTCCCGAACCTGAAAAGATGGAAACGGAAGGCGGCGGGATTTTTAAGCGGCGGGGAGCAGCAGATGCTGGCCTTCGGCAGGGCGCTGATGGCCCAGCCAAAATTATTGCTGCTGGATGAGCCGCTGATGGGGCTAAGCCCGCTGATGGAAGAAAAACTTGTGGATGCCATCCGGGATATCAATACAAAAACCGGCGTCACGGTTGTAGTGGCGGAACAGTACGCCAGGCCGATACTGCCTGTTATCAACTTTGGCTATGTGCTGGAAAACGGAGCCGTTGTGCTGGAAGGAAGCGGCCGGGAACTGATGGAAAATCCGGATATGAAGGCCGCCTATTTCGGCATATGA
- a CDS encoding ABC transporter has protein sequence MERGVKVSKDILLRAKGICKSFGGATAVHDVSFDLKAGEILGIMGPNGSGKTTLINIITGFVKPDSGAIYFRRKKITKKKPYKIANMGIARTFQNIRPYYSLPAFKNLIAPLCSPRVKRAGGGKLGDRDAVAIDILEEIGFERDSYVPYKSASALPQGYLKRLELARCIALRPEIIIADELFSGLSMSEIATMLPIVEKLQINGVTIIMIEHRLKELFMVAGRIIVMNFGVKVAEGRPDAVMENEAVKEAYFGRKKRENN, from the coding sequence ATGGAAAGAGGTGTGAAGGTGAGCAAGGATATATTGCTTCGTGCAAAAGGTATCTGTAAATCCTTTGGGGGCGCCACTGCGGTCCATGATGTCTCTTTTGATTTAAAAGCGGGTGAAATCCTTGGGATCATGGGTCCAAACGGATCCGGGAAAACAACGCTCATCAATATCATTACCGGTTTTGTAAAACCGGATTCCGGCGCGATCTATTTCAGGAGAAAAAAGATCACAAAGAAAAAACCGTATAAAATCGCGAATATGGGTATTGCCCGAACCTTTCAGAACATAAGGCCCTATTACTCCCTGCCCGCCTTTAAAAATCTCATCGCTCCCTTATGCTCACCCAGGGTGAAAAGAGCCGGTGGCGGGAAGCTCGGAGACCGGGATGCCGTGGCCATAGATATTTTAGAGGAGATCGGTTTTGAACGCGACTCCTATGTCCCGTACAAATCGGCGTCCGCGCTTCCCCAGGGTTATCTCAAACGTCTGGAGCTTGCCCGCTGTATCGCATTAAGGCCTGAAATCATTATCGCAGACGAGCTTTTTTCCGGATTGAGCATGAGTGAAATCGCCACCATGCTTCCCATCGTGGAAAAATTGCAAATAAACGGCGTCACAATCATTATGATCGAACACAGGTTAAAAGAGCTTTTTATGGTGGCCGGTCGTATCATCGTGATGAATTTCGGCGTAAAAGTCGCCGAAGGACGTCCTGACGCGGTTATGGAAAATGAGGCGGTAAAGGAAGCATATTTTGGAAGGAAGAAAAGAGAAAACAATTGA
- a CDS encoding ABC transporter permease, protein MKAEKRKERIDKGIKVRTDGIYALASVKDLTYLVMPRLILILGLLSAPLVMPDLYWQRVICMACVFALLSLSFDFLAHFTGLVSLGGALFIGLGGYITGYLNVHMGMHPFLTIPIATTTGAIIGALLLLPCLSLKDIYFAIVTLMYPLLLARIIPAMNILGGTDGIVGIDTFPNIWVSSYLVIAVTLLALFFLRRLTNEDYGMVLRSIKDNDLAVQASGINITRYKIQAVLMASALGSFSGAYLVHLYGWAGISLFALDFSILPIAATVAGGAGTLVGAVLGSLILTPVSESLRDFGTLRIVFYSLVLLGFILFNPDGMMNYLERKYHQFERWKEV, encoded by the coding sequence ATGAAAGCTGAAAAACGCAAGGAAAGGATAGACAAAGGCATAAAAGTGAGAACAGACGGCATCTATGCATTGGCTTCAGTAAAGGACCTGACCTATCTGGTAATGCCGAGATTGATATTGATCCTGGGGCTTTTATCAGCGCCCCTGGTCATGCCGGACTTATATTGGCAAAGAGTGATCTGCATGGCATGTGTCTTTGCCCTGCTTTCCCTCTCCTTTGACTTTCTTGCCCATTTTACAGGGCTGGTCTCACTGGGGGGCGCTCTTTTTATAGGGCTGGGGGGGTATATCACCGGATATTTGAACGTTCACATGGGGATGCATCCTTTTCTTACCATTCCCATCGCCACCACCACAGGAGCGATTATCGGCGCTCTTCTGTTACTCCCGTGCCTTTCTCTCAAGGATATTTATTTTGCCATCGTAACGCTCATGTACCCCCTTTTGCTGGCCCGGATCATCCCTGCAATGAATATACTCGGCGGCACGGACGGCATTGTCGGGATTGACACATTCCCCAACATATGGGTTTCATCCTATCTGGTGATCGCTGTGACCCTTCTTGCCCTGTTTTTTCTGCGAAGACTGACTAATGAAGATTACGGAATGGTGTTGCGCAGTATCAAAGACAATGATCTGGCCGTTCAAGCCTCCGGCATCAATATAACACGCTATAAGATACAGGCCGTATTGATGGCGTCGGCATTGGGCTCTTTTTCCGGGGCGTATCTTGTTCACCTGTATGGGTGGGCCGGCATCTCCCTTTTCGCCCTGGATTTTTCAATTCTTCCTATTGCGGCAACCGTCGCGGGCGGGGCCGGGACCCTTGTGGGGGCGGTGTTGGGCAGCCTCATCCTGACTCCTGTTTCAGAGTCCCTGCGGGATTTCGGCACGCTGAGGATCGTTTTCTACAGCCTTGTTTTACTGGGATTTATATTGTTCAATCCTGATGGCATGATGAATTATTTAGAGCGTAAATATCATCAGTTTGAGCGATGGAAAGAGGTGTGA
- a CDS encoding Branched-chain amino acid ABC transporter permease produces the protein MMDILVYGTINGAILAVMALGFALVYGVSRLPNFAHGALYILTGYIAWALMNKMGLNHGLAVVISIVTVTLVGALLYRFLLIRVRGMPISEIMASFAIGLAIMESLRWRGIGQAYILPPFFEGVVLIGDIPVDLQRLVILAMCGSLALFLWFFTRHTKIGLSMSAIAQDKHAAMMLGMDADRTASIAMAFGSALAGLAAVVVLPLGNITVETGYEVLIYAVAVAATGGLGSWPGTLLAAFIIGFAQTGAAVYMAPQYQMVVIFLAIILIFMIRPSGLFGRQNELKERV, from the coding sequence ATGATGGATATTCTGGTTTATGGCACAATAAACGGCGCGATTCTGGCTGTTATGGCCCTGGGATTTGCCCTGGTGTATGGGGTCAGCCGACTTCCGAATTTTGCCCATGGCGCGTTGTATATTCTGACAGGATATATAGCATGGGCGCTGATGAACAAGATGGGCCTGAATCATGGTTTGGCGGTTGTGATCTCAATTGTCACGGTCACCCTGGTCGGCGCATTGCTATACCGGTTTCTTCTGATTCGGGTAAGGGGCATGCCCATATCTGAAATTATGGCCTCCTTTGCCATTGGCCTGGCCATTATGGAATCCTTGCGATGGCGGGGAATCGGGCAGGCATATATTCTGCCGCCGTTTTTCGAAGGTGTTGTGCTGATAGGAGATATCCCGGTGGATCTGCAACGCCTGGTCATTTTGGCCATGTGCGGCTCTCTGGCGCTTTTTCTGTGGTTTTTCACACGTCATACGAAGATCGGTTTATCCATGAGCGCCATCGCCCAGGATAAACACGCCGCCATGATGCTGGGCATGGACGCCGACCGGACAGCTTCCATCGCCATGGCTTTTGGCTCCGCTCTGGCCGGATTGGCCGCTGTTGTGGTATTGCCGTTGGGCAATATAACGGTGGAAACAGGTTACGAAGTATTGATATATGCGGTGGCCGTGGCCGCGACCGGCGGGTTGGGAAGCTGGCCCGGAACTTTGCTGGCCGCGTTCATTATCGGTTTTGCACAGACCGGCGCCGCTGTATATATGGCCCCGCAATACCAGATGGTCGTGATTTTTCTCGCCATCATCTTGATTTTTATGATCAGACCCTCAGGACTTTTCGGAAGACAAAATGAACTGAAAGAGAGAGTGTAG
- a CDS encoding ABC transporter substrate-binding protein, with protein MMICHPGKSVSALLRRINALFILIALSLISAGTLVKEAIASDPIIVGCPLPIGFPQGLGAKQGFELAVKRINQKGGVWVGDERRPLKLVVMDTRDLAAGTPVSESLLAVERLILQKKADFLLGGPIRSEAALAVMDLIAAHKKVSIITAGAITPGYTGRIKQNHDKYKYLFRLSANAVSFVGETLTFFGHMKEKFGFRKVAIMVQDVLHARQMAKFVKGGLAKMGGWEVEEPMIYPTGAMDYSTGLLKIRRQKPQVVFVWMDHPEVSILIKQAYDFKLPALLVGKLGGLSDPDFWKASAGKCMTTIGAEMKSGSLPSSALAGSQGFYDETVKMNGKGPVNEWMGTSFIGVYVLAEAIERAGTLNADAVIKELEKTDRPSLIGRIKFDPGSHQVIEKLDPDKGAISMWAQWQAGKRVPVFPPEIAEEVILPPWMK; from the coding sequence ATGATGATTTGTCACCCGGGTAAAAGTGTATCCGCATTGTTGAGACGCATAAACGCGCTTTTTATACTGATCGCCCTATCTCTTATATCGGCCGGCACGCTGGTAAAAGAGGCCATCGCCTCTGATCCAATCATTGTCGGGTGCCCGCTACCCATAGGGTTTCCACAAGGTTTGGGGGCCAAACAGGGATTTGAGCTGGCGGTTAAGCGGATTAATCAAAAGGGGGGCGTTTGGGTGGGAGACGAGCGCAGACCGCTCAAACTTGTTGTGATGGATACTCGAGACCTGGCTGCGGGGACGCCGGTGAGTGAATCGCTTTTGGCCGTTGAGAGACTTATTTTACAAAAAAAGGCCGATTTCCTTTTAGGGGGACCGATACGTTCCGAGGCTGCGCTGGCAGTTATGGATTTAATCGCCGCGCATAAAAAAGTCAGCATCATCACAGCAGGCGCCATTACACCGGGATATACCGGAAGGATCAAACAGAACCATGACAAATACAAGTATCTTTTCAGACTTTCGGCGAATGCCGTCTCTTTTGTTGGAGAGACACTGACATTTTTTGGGCACATGAAGGAAAAATTCGGTTTCAGAAAGGTCGCCATAATGGTCCAGGATGTCCTGCACGCTCGTCAGATGGCGAAATTTGTCAAAGGCGGCCTTGCGAAAATGGGTGGCTGGGAGGTGGAAGAACCCATGATATACCCCACGGGCGCGATGGATTATTCCACAGGATTATTAAAGATCAGACGTCAAAAACCACAAGTTGTTTTCGTATGGATGGATCATCCTGAAGTGTCCATTCTCATCAAACAGGCCTACGACTTCAAGCTGCCCGCCCTGCTGGTGGGCAAACTGGGGGGGCTTTCCGATCCGGATTTCTGGAAGGCAAGCGCAGGGAAATGCATGACAACCATCGGGGCTGAGATGAAATCCGGCTCTTTGCCTTCTTCCGCGCTCGCCGGCAGTCAGGGATTTTATGATGAAACCGTCAAAATGAACGGCAAGGGTCCTGTTAATGAGTGGATGGGAACCAGTTTTATAGGCGTCTATGTCCTCGCAGAGGCGATCGAACGGGCCGGAACACTCAATGCGGACGCTGTTATAAAAGAGTTGGAAAAGACAGACAGGCCCAGCCTGATCGGCAGAATCAAATTTGACCCTGGGAGTCACCAGGTCATTGAAAAGCTGGATCCGGATAAGGGCGCCATATCCATGTGGGCGCAATGGCAGGCAGGAAAGAGAGTTCCGGTTTTTCCGCCTGAAATAGCCGAAGAAGTGATTCTTCCTCCCTGGATGAAATGA
- a CDS encoding ABC transporter ATP-binding protein → MKNDPAIRVSNVSKSYRLYERPFDRAKEALHPFKKKYHTPFHALHDVSFSVGKGEILGIIGENGSGKSTLLQIIAGIAQPSSGNVEVNGRLTGLFEISAGFDPEFTGRQNVYMKSAVIGLSKKEIDERFNDIASFADIGEFMDQPVKTYSSGMQARLGFAVTTSVDPDILILDEVFSVGDQHFQQKAVKRMMELIEGDTTVLFCTHGLYRINEICGLTVWIDKGKIRELGKSSEVTSRYIAFMEEKEKKALEKKPPDTPMEKQTPEVIVEKVIVTDKHGNPLETVNHKDTIVIEIHTRRQGEPIEGHLGVGVRKENETGWFFLHSAKHAGHSPFVFSGSQAVKVVMPSFPIMSGSYKAIGFSADSQATIVFDQAESKKFVVHSERPELGVVWIEHEWKLTDSAQT, encoded by the coding sequence ATGAAAAACGATCCGGCCATACGCGTGTCAAACGTCTCAAAGTCTTACCGGCTCTATGAAAGGCCATTCGACAGGGCCAAAGAGGCCCTTCACCCGTTCAAAAAAAAATATCACACCCCTTTTCACGCTTTACACGATGTGTCGTTTTCCGTGGGAAAAGGGGAAATACTGGGAATCATCGGGGAGAACGGAAGCGGGAAGTCCACCCTTCTGCAGATCATCGCCGGAATCGCCCAGCCCTCCTCCGGAAATGTGGAAGTCAACGGCAGGCTGACCGGGCTTTTTGAAATCAGCGCCGGATTCGACCCGGAATTCACCGGACGTCAGAATGTGTACATGAAAAGCGCGGTGATCGGGCTTTCCAAAAAAGAGATCGACGAGCGCTTTAACGACATCGCCTCTTTCGCCGACATCGGGGAATTCATGGATCAGCCGGTGAAAACATATTCGTCCGGCATGCAGGCAAGACTCGGGTTTGCCGTGACCACCTCCGTTGATCCCGACATTTTGATACTGGACGAGGTTTTCTCGGTCGGCGACCAGCATTTTCAACAAAAAGCCGTGAAACGGATGATGGAACTTATAGAAGGAGACACGACGGTTCTTTTCTGCACTCACGGCCTGTATAGAATAAATGAAATATGCGGCCTGACAGTCTGGATAGATAAAGGCAAGATCAGGGAACTGGGGAAGAGTTCAGAGGTCACGAGCCGTTACATCGCCTTTATGGAGGAAAAAGAGAAAAAGGCCCTTGAAAAAAAACCGCCGGACACGCCCATGGAAAAGCAAACGCCTGAGGTCATAGTGGAGAAGGTGATTGTGACGGACAAACATGGGAATCCTTTGGAAACGGTGAATCATAAGGATACGATCGTGATAGAGATTCACACCCGTCGCCAGGGAGAGCCCATTGAGGGGCATCTCGGGGTGGGCGTCAGGAAAGAAAATGAAACCGGTTGGTTTTTTCTCCACAGCGCCAAGCATGCGGGGCATTCCCCTTTCGTTTTTTCCGGATCCCAGGCCGTAAAAGTCGTCATGCCGTCATTCCCCATCATGTCAGGGAGCTACAAAGCAATAGGTTTTTCGGCAGACTCACAAGCCACTATAGTTTTCGACCAGGCGGAGTCAAAAAAATTCGTGGTTCACAGCGAGCGTCCGGAGTTGGGGGTTGTTTGGATCGAGCATGAATGGAAACTGACGGATTCAGCCCAAACATAA
- a CDS encoding conserved hypothetical protein (Evidence 4 : Unknown function but conserved in other organisms), with product MFFTENIDNENRRKLEADYHDHKTGVKVMTIFVETG from the coding sequence TTGTTCTTTACGGAAAACATAGACAACGAAAACAGGCGAAAACTGGAGGCTGATTATCATGATCATAAGACGGGAGTCAAAGTTATGACGATTTTTGTCGAAACGGGATGA
- a CDS encoding conserved hypothetical protein (Evidence 4 : Unknown function but conserved in other organisms) yields MRKFSSYGPIDPDLHYYAPRTDLIDHGALELMGENPEKGGHYITVWGPRQTGKSWAFREVLFRLRRDKKFDAVKINLETIKMEKDIGRILMYIAEGLAYDLDKKSGGADTPEEFEKLFLKEALDKPLILIMEKPTAWN; encoded by the coding sequence ATGCGCAAATTTTCATCATACGGCCCCATAGACCCGGATTTGCATTATTATGCCCCGAGAACCGATTTGATTGACCATGGCGCCCTGGAACTGATGGGAGAAAACCCTGAAAAAGGGGGGCATTACATAACGGTGTGGGGCCCCAGGCAGACGGGCAAGTCGTGGGCATTCAGGGAGGTTCTTTTCAGGCTTCGCCGGGACAAAAAATTCGACGCCGTCAAGATCAACCTGGAAACCATCAAAATGGAAAAGGATATCGGCCGAATACTGATGTACATCGCGGAAGGCCTGGCGTACGATCTTGACAAAAAATCGGGCGGGGCGGACACCCCTGAGGAATTTGAAAAATTATTCCTGAAAGAGGCGCTGGACAAACCTTTAATTCTGATCATGGAAAAACCTACGGCATGGAATTGA
- the rfbB gene encoding O-antigen export system ATP-binding protein RfbB, with protein MNSTNSIIITLKNVGCRYRVKQGFFRFKNYDALKDVSFSLYQGEVLGVIGRNGAGKSTLLRLLRGIILPDRGVIWKKPGISISLLSIAAGFYPELSGKENVILTGMLMGMGKKKILERLEEITAFAELEAFIHDPVKTYSSGMRARLGFAIALELSPDVLLVDEALGVGDDAFKKKAVAAMEKKFFSGISVVFVSHNMPTVYKLCKRVLWLEDGKTKMEGPAKKVIRAYLERLGVHRRRLKKGESRRSARGDTSF; from the coding sequence ATGAACTCAACAAACTCCATCATCATCACTCTAAAAAACGTGGGATGCCGCTACCGGGTCAAGCAGGGATTCTTTCGCTTTAAAAACTATGACGCGCTCAAAGATGTGAGTTTTTCCCTTTACCAGGGGGAAGTCCTTGGCGTCATCGGACGAAACGGCGCCGGGAAATCCACCCTTTTGCGTCTTTTAAGAGGAATCATTCTGCCGGACCGGGGAGTCATCTGGAAAAAACCGGGGATTTCCATCTCGCTTTTAAGCATCGCCGCCGGATTTTACCCCGAGCTTTCCGGAAAAGAAAATGTGATTCTCACCGGCATGCTCATGGGGATGGGGAAAAAAAAGATACTGGAAAGACTTGAAGAAATAACGGCGTTCGCCGAGCTGGAAGCATTCATCCACGACCCGGTGAAAACCTATTCCAGCGGAATGCGGGCGCGCCTGGGGTTTGCCATCGCCCTGGAGCTGTCCCCGGACGTCCTTTTGGTGGACGAGGCGCTGGGAGTGGGAGACGACGCGTTCAAAAAAAAGGCGGTGGCCGCCATGGAGAAAAAATTTTTTTCCGGTATTTCAGTGGTCTTTGTCTCCCACAATATGCCCACGGTCTATAAGCTGTGCAAACGGGTCTTATGGCTGGAGGACGGGAAAACCAAAATGGAAGGTCCTGCAAAAAAAGTCATCCGGGCCTACCTGGAGCGCCTGGGGGTCCACCGGCGGCGGCTTAAAAAAGGCGAAAGCCGCCGGTCAGCGCGTGGGGACACCTCCTTTTAA
- a CDS encoding Four helix bundle protein — translation MSTIKKFEDINAWKVARELVKEVYDISASGDMKKDFGLSDQIKRAGASVMANIAEGFARKSSKDFCRFLFMAKASAAEVQSHLYIALDQKYIHHEKFHQLYEKSEYIQKLLSNFIKYLNQTNP, via the coding sequence ATGTCCACCATAAAAAAATTTGAAGACATCAACGCCTGGAAAGTCGCCAGGGAGCTTGTGAAAGAGGTTTATGATATTTCCGCCTCCGGGGATATGAAAAAAGACTTTGGTTTAAGCGATCAGATCAAAAGGGCGGGCGCCTCTGTCATGGCCAATATCGCTGAAGGTTTCGCAAGGAAAAGCTCCAAAGATTTTTGCCGGTTTCTGTTCATGGCAAAAGCCTCGGCGGCGGAAGTCCAAAGCCATCTGTATATCGCCCTGGATCAAAAATACATCCATCACGAAAAATTTCATCAGCTTTACGAGAAGTCGGAATATATCCAGAAGCTTTTATCCAATTTTATCAAATATTTAAATCAGACAAATCCATAA
- a CDS encoding Transport permease protein, whose product MKSKHFINLTLFMTGANLKKEISQYYLNYLWWILEPVLDMLIFYLVFGIMLNRGTPDFVAFLLVGSSTWLWFSKCVNNSALSIYQEKALLQQIYVPKIFFPLSNVLQNSAKQLVVTLLLLVFLCLYGAPVSAVWLALPILMAVQFLLICGCAFVSSAVVPFFPDLRFLISAGLHLVFFASGIFYSLESVVLPRHMFLAYLNPMAGLIKNYRLVLMSGQWPQWGYLLYVLCLSLFLCAFATWLLKRFDPVYPRILCE is encoded by the coding sequence ATGAAATCAAAACATTTTATCAACCTGACCCTGTTCATGACCGGGGCCAACCTCAAAAAAGAGATCTCCCAGTACTACCTCAATTACCTGTGGTGGATACTGGAGCCGGTTTTGGACATGCTCATTTTCTACCTGGTTTTCGGCATCATGCTCAACCGGGGAACCCCTGATTTTGTGGCGTTTCTTTTGGTGGGAAGCTCCACGTGGCTCTGGTTTTCAAAATGCGTCAACAACAGCGCTTTAAGCATTTACCAGGAAAAGGCCCTGCTCCAGCAAATCTATGTCCCCAAAATCTTTTTCCCGCTTTCAAACGTGCTGCAAAACAGCGCCAAACAGCTTGTGGTGACGCTTCTCCTCCTGGTTTTTCTATGCCTGTACGGCGCCCCGGTTTCCGCCGTGTGGCTGGCCCTGCCCATTCTCATGGCCGTCCAGTTTCTTCTCATATGCGGATGCGCCTTTGTGTCCTCCGCCGTTGTGCCCTTTTTTCCGGACCTCCGTTTTCTCATCAGCGCCGGTCTTCACCTGGTGTTTTTCGCCAGCGGAATTTTTTATTCCCTGGAAAGCGTGGTTCTGCCCCGGCACATGTTCCTGGCGTATTTAAATCCCATGGCCGGGCTGATCAAAAATTACCGACTGGTCCTGATGAGCGGCCAATGGCCCCAATGGGGCTATCTGCTGTATGTCCTTTGCCTCTCCCTTTTCTTATGCGCCTTTGCCACATGGCTGCTGAAACGTTTTGACCCTGTTTACCCGAGGATATTGTGTGAATGA